A stretch of DNA from Paenibacillus albus:
GTGCTCCGCGAAAATCTCACCGGCATTCGCGTTATCCGCTCCTTCAACCGGACTACGCATGAACAAGGCCGCTTTAATGCAGCAAATCATGATCTGACGGAGACGTCGATCAAAGTAAACCGCATTATGGCGTCGCTCATGCCAATCATGATGCTCGTCATTAACTTCGCGAGCTTAGCGATCGTCTGGTTCGGCGGCCTGCGTATCGATAGCGGCAATATGGAAGTCGGCGACTTGATGGCTTTCATCCAGTACGCGTGGCAGATCATGTTTGCCCTGATCTTCGCTTCCATGATGTTCGTTATGATTCCGCGCGCTTCCGCTTCGGCGGCACGGATCAATGAAGTGCTGAACACGGTGCCGGATATTAACGATCCTGCAGCGCCGAAGACAGCTTCCGCCGCACGCGGCGAGCTGGCGTTCAATAATGTGTCGTTCCACTATCCTGGCGCTGAGATGGCAGCACTCTCGAATATCTCCTTCACAGCAGGCCGCGGCGAGGTTACCGCGATTATCGGCGGTACCGGCTCAGGCAAATCGACGCTGATCAACCTTATTCCGCGCTTCTACGATGTGACGGGCGGCAGCATTACGATCGGCGGCGTCGATGTGCGCGAGCTGACGCAGGAGACGCTCCGTTCCATGGTCGGCCTTGTCCCGCAGAAGGCCGTGCTGTTCACCGGCTCAATTGCGGATAACATTCGCTTCGGCAAAGAAGACGCGACCGAAGAGGAGATCCGTCATGCGGCAGTCATTGCGCAGGCACAAGAATTTGTCTCTGAGATGAAGGAAGGCTTCGATTCGCCAATCGCACAAGGCGGCACGAACGTCTCCGGCGGCCAGAAGCAGCGGCTGTCCATTGCCCGCGCGCTTGTCCGCAAACCGGATATCTACTTATTCGACGACAGCTTCTCGGCGCTCGACTTCAAGACCGACGCCAAGCTTCGCGAGGCACTGCGCAGCGAGACGACGAATGCTACGGTATTAATCGTTGCACAGCGCGTCAGTACTGTAATGGATGCGGACCGGATTATCGTTCTCGACGACGGCCAAATCTCCGCAATCGGCACGCATAAGGATCTGCTGCAAACATCCAGCGTTTATCGCGAAATCGTAACGTCACAGCTGTCAGAGGAGGAAATCGCATGAGTGAACAGCAAAAAGGACCAGCTGGCGGCGGTCCGGGCGGTCAGCGCCCAGGCGGTCCCGCCCCTGGCAATTTCGGCTTCGGCCCAGGCCGCGGAGGCCCAGGCGCTATGGGCATGCCCGTCCAGAAAGCTAAAGACTTCAAAGGCACCTTGCGAAGACTGACCGGCTACCTGCGTCCGTACCGTTTCTCACTGCTCATCGTAATCCTTACAGCGGTACTCAGCACCGTTTTCTCCATCGTGGGCCCGAAGATTATGGGTAAAGCTACAACGAAGCTATTCGAAGGTTTAATGGGCAAGATCAAGGGTACGCCTGGTGCAAAGATTGATTTTCATTACATCTGGGAAATCCTTGCTGTGCTCGGCATCCTCTACATCATCAGCGCCTTGTTCAGTTACATTCAACAGTATGTAATGGCCGGCGTCGCACAGAAAACAGTGTATGGTCTGCGCAAGGACGTAAACGAGAAGCTGGCTCGCTTGCCGCTTAAATTCTTCGACTCCCGTACGCACGGCGAAATTCTGAGCCGCGCTGTCAACGATGTCGACAATATCAGCGGTACGCTCCAGCAGAGCTTAACGCAGATCATCACCTCTGTCGTCACGCTTATCGGCGTTGTCGTCATGATGCTGACAATTAGCCCGCTTATGACGCTCATCTCCATTGTGACGCTACCGCTAAGCTTCGTCGCGATCAAGATGATCGCCAAACGTTCGCAGCTGTATTTTAAAGGCCAACAGAAAGCGCTCGGCGAGCTGAACGGGCACGTCGAAGAGATGTATACGGGACATAACATCGTCAAAGCGTTCGGTCATGAACGCAAGTCGGTCGACAAGTTCAACAGCGTGAATGAGGAGCTGTACCAATCCGGCTGGCGCGCACAGTTCGTCTCCGGCATGATCATGCCAATCATGGGCTTCATCGGCAACATCGGCTACGTGCTCGTGAGCGTGGCGGGAGGCATTCTTGTCCTGCATAAGACGATTACAATCGGTGACGTGCAAGCCTTTATCTCCTACTCACGCCAATTTACTATGCCGATCACGCAGACGGCTCAAATCGCCAACATCCTCCAATCGACGGTTGCTTCGGCTGAGCGGATCTTCGAATTGCTCGATGAAAAGGAAGAAGTACCGGAAGCAGCGACTCCGATTGCAGTTGTTCAGAAAGAATCCGAAGCTGTACCAGGCAAAGCGATCAAGGCTC
This window harbors:
- a CDS encoding ABC transporter ATP-binding protein encodes the protein MMKLLRMLRPYWVLVFFVLLFVFLQSLSDLYLPTLLADIVDKGVVQGDNPYIWKVGGLMLLIALGGGICSIGASYLSAKSAGGFGRDLRSRVFSHVEKYSLHEFDQIGTASLITRTTNDITQVQQVLMMMMRVMVMAPMMCFGGIIMALYKDATLSLVIIAIVPILAIIIFAIVSRGVPLFKVMQTKIDKLNLVLRENLTGIRVIRSFNRTTHEQGRFNAANHDLTETSIKVNRIMASLMPIMMLVINFASLAIVWFGGLRIDSGNMEVGDLMAFIQYAWQIMFALIFASMMFVMIPRASASAARINEVLNTVPDINDPAAPKTASAARGELAFNNVSFHYPGAEMAALSNISFTAGRGEVTAIIGGTGSGKSTLINLIPRFYDVTGGSITIGGVDVRELTQETLRSMVGLVPQKAVLFTGSIADNIRFGKEDATEEEIRHAAVIAQAQEFVSEMKEGFDSPIAQGGTNVSGGQKQRLSIARALVRKPDIYLFDDSFSALDFKTDAKLREALRSETTNATVLIVAQRVSTVMDADRIIVLDDGQISAIGTHKDLLQTSSVYREIVTSQLSEEEIA
- a CDS encoding ABC transporter ATP-binding protein, producing the protein MSEQQKGPAGGGPGGQRPGGPAPGNFGFGPGRGGPGAMGMPVQKAKDFKGTLRRLTGYLRPYRFSLLIVILTAVLSTVFSIVGPKIMGKATTKLFEGLMGKIKGTPGAKIDFHYIWEILAVLGILYIISALFSYIQQYVMAGVAQKTVYGLRKDVNEKLARLPLKFFDSRTHGEILSRAVNDVDNISGTLQQSLTQIITSVVTLIGVVVMMLTISPLMTLISIVTLPLSFVAIKMIAKRSQLYFKGQQKALGELNGHVEEMYTGHNIVKAFGHERKSVDKFNSVNEELYQSGWRAQFVSGMIMPIMGFIGNIGYVLVSVAGGILVLHKTITIGDVQAFISYSRQFTMPITQTAQIANILQSTVASAERIFELLDEKEEVPEAATPIAVVQKESEAVPGKAIKARGDVSFNHVQFRYKEDTSLIEDMDIHVHSGQTIAIVGPTGAGKTTLINLLMRFYEINNGSITIDGVGITQLKRGDLRNLFGMVLQDTWLFNGTIRDNIAYGRTGATEEEVVAAARAAYADHFIRTLPEGYDTVLNEEASNISQGQKQLLTIARAILANPTILILDEATSSVDTRTEIHIQRAMNELMQGRTSFVIAHRLSTIRDADLILVMNHGTVIEQGTHEELLAAGGFYADLYESQFSSRKRQVDAV